The following proteins are co-located in the Aerosakkonema funiforme FACHB-1375 genome:
- a CDS encoding GTPase family protein yields the protein MAEERDIQKQSENSQQFGEAPDGGTPESIINSQIKRIADVWHSATAGMMGLLPVDRVAETVLKWFSVSEAQVADILETVKAELPTTEALLIGKPQAGKSSIVRGLTGVSAEIVGQGFRPHTQHTSRYAYPSSDLPLLIFTDTVGLGDVKQDTEAIVRELVGDLQQEHRRAKILIFTVKINDFAIDTLRQIAQQLRQQYPDIPCLLAVTCLHEVYPPDTADHPEYPPNFEEVNRALAAMQQAFAGLYDRAVLIDFTLEEDGYNPVLYGLEALRDALADLLPEAEARAIYQLLDEKAGHEIGNLYRDVGRRYILAFAIMAAALAAVPLPFATMPVLTALQVSMVGLLGKLYGQTLTRSQAGGVVSAIAGGFLAQAIGRELVKFIPGFGSAIAASWAAAYTLALGEGACVYFGDLMGGKKPDPKKIQSVMQAAFQTAKERFKGIKSV from the coding sequence ATGGCTGAGGAACGCGATATCCAAAAGCAGTCAGAAAATTCTCAGCAGTTCGGTGAAGCGCCTGATGGTGGAACGCCTGAGTCGATAATTAATTCCCAAATCAAGCGGATCGCTGATGTTTGGCACAGCGCTACAGCAGGGATGATGGGGTTGCTACCGGTAGACCGAGTGGCAGAGACGGTTCTGAAATGGTTTAGTGTCAGCGAAGCGCAAGTGGCAGATATCCTGGAGACGGTGAAAGCGGAACTGCCAACGACGGAAGCGCTGCTAATCGGTAAGCCGCAAGCGGGAAAAAGTTCGATCGTGCGGGGATTGACGGGTGTTTCGGCGGAGATTGTGGGACAGGGATTTCGTCCCCACACGCAACATACTTCGCGCTATGCTTATCCGTCAAGTGACTTGCCGTTGCTGATCTTTACGGATACGGTGGGACTGGGAGATGTCAAGCAGGATACTGAGGCGATCGTCCGGGAACTGGTAGGAGATCTGCAACAGGAACATCGCCGCGCTAAAATTCTGATTTTTACGGTCAAAATTAACGATTTTGCGATCGACACGCTGCGACAAATTGCCCAGCAGTTGCGTCAGCAATATCCAGATATTCCTTGTTTGCTGGCAGTTACTTGCTTGCATGAGGTGTATCCTCCCGATACGGCGGATCATCCTGAGTATCCACCAAACTTTGAGGAAGTTAATCGCGCATTGGCGGCGATGCAGCAAGCTTTTGCCGGATTGTACGATCGGGCGGTATTAATTGATTTTACCCTAGAAGAAGATGGATACAATCCAGTATTGTATGGTTTAGAAGCGCTCAGAGATGCTTTGGCAGATTTACTTCCGGAAGCAGAAGCGCGTGCGATTTATCAGTTATTGGATGAGAAAGCCGGTCACGAAATAGGCAATCTCTATCGAGATGTGGGACGCCGTTATATTTTGGCGTTTGCGATTATGGCAGCTGCGTTGGCGGCTGTACCCTTGCCTTTTGCGACGATGCCGGTACTGACAGCTTTGCAGGTATCGATGGTGGGGCTGCTGGGGAAATTATACGGACAAACGCTGACGCGATCGCAAGCTGGAGGTGTTGTGAGTGCGATCGCAGGTGGCTTTTTGGCACAAGCGATTGGACGGGAGTTAGTTAAATTTATACCGGGTTTTGGGAGTGCGATCGCTGCTTCTTGGGCAGCTGCTTACACTTTAGCATTAGGTGAGGGAGCTTGCGTTTATTTTGGAGATTTAATGGGCGGTAAAAAACCCGATCCTAAGAAAATTCAATCGGTGATGCAAGCAGCATTTCAAACAGCAAAAGAACGCTTTAAAGGTATAAAAAGCGTGTAA
- a CDS encoding prohibitin family protein, translated as MNKNGAFNRVSKLTLLLLFLIIIFTPFTIIDAGHRGVLMQFGQVQEQVLEEGIHPIIPIVNTVKKLSVRVQKHEISAEASSKDLQDVFADVAINWHIIPEQANAIFQEIGDEQAVVDRILNPAVEEVLKAVIAKYTAEEIITEREEVKGGVDNLLTARLTNYHIAVDDISLVHIHFSERFREAVEAKQIAEQEAKRAVFLAQKASRKAEAKVNLAKGEAQVQTLLRESLTPEILLKQAIDKWNGDLPVIFGNDSGNLLDLREFLIQTKK; from the coding sequence ATGAATAAGAATGGTGCTTTTAACAGGGTTTCAAAACTGACGTTACTTTTATTATTCCTAATTATAATCTTCACTCCCTTTACCATCATCGACGCCGGACATCGAGGTGTGCTGATGCAATTCGGCCAAGTGCAAGAACAAGTACTGGAAGAAGGAATTCACCCAATTATTCCCATCGTAAATACAGTCAAAAAGTTGAGCGTTAGGGTGCAAAAGCACGAAATATCTGCTGAGGCTTCTTCTAAGGATCTTCAAGATGTTTTCGCTGATGTAGCTATTAACTGGCATATTATTCCCGAACAAGCAAATGCGATTTTTCAAGAAATTGGCGACGAACAGGCTGTTGTCGATCGCATTCTCAATCCCGCAGTTGAAGAAGTGCTAAAAGCAGTCATAGCCAAGTACACTGCTGAAGAAATTATTACCGAGCGGGAAGAAGTTAAAGGAGGAGTAGACAATTTGTTGACCGCACGCTTAACTAACTATCATATCGCAGTTGATGATATTTCCCTCGTGCATATCCACTTTTCCGAACGCTTTAGGGAAGCGGTAGAAGCCAAACAAATTGCCGAACAAGAAGCCAAACGAGCCGTTTTTTTAGCCCAAAAAGCCTCTAGAAAAGCCGAGGCAAAAGTAAATTTAGCTAAAGGAGAAGCACAGGTGCAAACCTTGCTCCGCGAAAGTTTGACTCCTGAAATATTGCTTAAGCAAGCAATAGATAAATGGAATGGCGATCTGCCCGTAATTTTTGGTAATGATAGTGGAAATTTATTAGATTTAAGGGAATTCTTAATACAAACAAAAAAATAA
- a CDS encoding sulfite exporter TauE/SafE family protein, with product MNYLLLSSLSFVVGIIVGLTGVGGASLITPMLIFIFQVPPSIAVSSDVVAATLMKVVGSYKHWQQRTLDLQVVTWLALGSVPGSLTGVGILYLIKHNEAFNLDGILLRLLGVAMLFVALSALAQLLLKNFIPQLKLPEPPKFDLKTHSGRMLTLAVGAVLGCVVGMTSVSSGSMFALVLISFFRLDSRKLVGTDLFQAAILLIFTSVGHLCLGTVNWSLVLPIWLGTVPGVLIGAKLCKITPQPALRFVIYAILVMVSWKLVYQA from the coding sequence ATGAACTATTTATTACTTTCAAGCCTCAGTTTTGTAGTTGGTATCATCGTCGGTTTAACAGGAGTTGGCGGTGCATCTCTGATTACCCCCATGTTGATTTTTATATTCCAAGTTCCACCTTCGATCGCTGTTAGTTCTGATGTAGTCGCTGCCACCTTAATGAAGGTTGTCGGCAGCTACAAGCACTGGCAGCAAAGAACCCTCGATCTGCAAGTTGTCACATGGCTGGCGTTGGGAAGCGTTCCCGGCTCACTGACGGGAGTGGGAATTTTATATTTGATTAAACATAATGAGGCTTTTAATCTGGATGGCATCCTGCTGCGCTTGTTGGGGGTGGCAATGCTATTTGTCGCCCTATCAGCACTTGCACAATTACTGCTGAAAAATTTTATTCCTCAATTGAAGTTACCGGAACCACCCAAATTTGACTTAAAAACTCACTCCGGTCGGATGCTGACCCTGGCTGTGGGAGCAGTTTTAGGCTGTGTAGTTGGCATGACTAGCGTGTCCTCCGGTTCGATGTTTGCGCTTGTGCTGATTTCCTTTTTCCGCCTTGACTCTCGTAAATTAGTAGGCACAGATCTCTTCCAAGCAGCCATTTTGTTAATTTTTACTTCTGTAGGACATCTCTGTCTTGGTACAGTTAATTGGAGTTTAGTATTACCCATCTGGTTAGGCACAGTACCGGGAGTGCTAATAGGTGCTAAACTGTGTAAAATTACCCCTCAGCCAGCACTCCGGTTTGTAATTTATGCAATCTTAGTAATGGTAAGCTGGAAATTAGTTTATCAAGCTTAA
- a CDS encoding YidH family protein — MQLMFKPTQVEADRNQQRRLNPSRVRDHLANERTYLAWMRSAIALMGFGVVIVRLRAFHPPMLPYPGNGWKLGLLFSVVGLLTVLLSTQHYFAVRRDIEEDTYEPADRWIILFSMAVLILGAGVIYFVFTAPLTLTSLVVPE; from the coding sequence ATGCAGTTAATGTTCAAACCCACGCAGGTAGAGGCAGATCGGAATCAACAAAGGCGATTGAACCCGTCGCGAGTGCGGGATCACTTGGCGAACGAACGTACTTACCTAGCATGGATGCGGAGTGCGATCGCTCTAATGGGTTTTGGCGTAGTCATCGTGCGTCTTCGCGCTTTTCACCCACCGATGTTACCTTACCCCGGTAATGGCTGGAAGTTGGGTTTGCTGTTTTCTGTAGTCGGTTTGCTGACAGTTTTGCTTTCCACTCAGCACTACTTTGCCGTTCGTCGCGACATTGAAGAAGATACTTACGAACCGGCAGACCGCTGGATAATTCTGTTCAGTATGGCGGTGTTAATTTTGGGTGCAGGAGTGATCTATTTTGTCTTTACAGCACCTCTCACTTTAACGAGTTTGGTTGTACCTGAATGA
- a CDS encoding cadmium resistance transporter, with amino-acid sequence MNWLVTAIITGITSFGATNIDDIVILTLFFAQVNATFRRRHIVVGQYLGFTALILACLPGFFGGLILPKAWIGILGFVPIFIGIIHLFKRENDAEVQAVSTEFDASRSNVSVLSKLASVLSPQTYNVAVVTFANGGDNIGIYVPLFASSDPASLAVILTVFFLLIGVWCYIAYLLTRHRAIAPILTRYGKAIVPFILIGLGIFILVESGTYHLIPKFK; translated from the coding sequence ATGAATTGGCTTGTAACCGCAATTATCACAGGAATAACTTCTTTTGGGGCGACCAACATCGATGACATTGTTATTTTGACTCTTTTTTTCGCCCAGGTGAATGCCACCTTCCGTCGTCGGCACATCGTTGTTGGTCAATACTTGGGTTTTACAGCGCTCATTCTTGCCTGTTTACCTGGTTTTTTTGGTGGTTTGATATTGCCCAAAGCTTGGATTGGCATACTGGGTTTCGTTCCTATTTTCATAGGTATAATCCATCTATTTAAGCGAGAAAATGATGCAGAAGTGCAGGCAGTTTCAACTGAATTTGACGCTTCAAGAAGCAATGTATCTGTGCTTTCAAAGCTGGCAAGTGTTCTTTCTCCCCAGACTTATAATGTGGCGGTAGTAACTTTTGCGAACGGTGGAGATAATATCGGTATCTACGTACCTTTGTTTGCCAGCAGTGACCCCGCTAGTTTGGCAGTTATTCTAACAGTCTTCTTTTTGCTGATCGGGGTTTGGTGTTACATTGCTTACCTACTAACCCGCCATCGTGCGATCGCTCCTATTTTAACCCGCTATGGTAAGGCTATAGTTCCCTTTATATTGATAGGTTTGGGTATTTTCATTCTAGTTGAAAGCGGTACTTATCACTTAATACCCAAGTTTAAATAG